The genome window gtggcaaacctcaccatcgtagtaaataacaacactaatacgttcactcatatttgaaactctaaccttcttagtctctctaaattgtttctgctgtgacttatgcattctgagaacattttttgcctcatttatagcctcaacccaaacatgctactgtagcaaaagcgcgtccacgtgggcgcgatttcacaaattcttctcataaagcatcctgctagaagcgattttatactattttctcagaaacgtcaagtcgaaattatttttccaggacctactgtagcaaaagcgcgtccatgAGGACGTGAtatcacaaattcttctcaaatagcatcctgcttgCAGCggttttttatactatttgctcagaaacgtcaactcgaaattattttttcaggacctactgtagcaaaagcgcgtccacatgggcgcgatttcacaaattcttctcataaagcatcctgcttaaagtgttttttaaactatttgctcagaaacgtcaactcaaaattatttcttccaagaccaactgtagcaaaagtgcgtccacgagggcacgatttcacaaattcttctcataaagcatcctgcttgaagcgttgtttaaactatttgctcagaaacgtcaactcgaaattatttttccagacTCATCAGTAGCAAAAGCGCGCATATCGCGATGGCGACTTCAAAAATCCTTCTGATAAATCATCatgctttgattttatcttaaaaacccataaacaagaaacataatctaattttgaataaattttaattaatttaattacgaaactttaaaccctaatcccttatttgtttacttttttctccaaaaccctaaaaatcctaaaaaccctaaaaatcctaacGTGGGAAACACGGCAAAATTGCATCCCCAGGGGCGCGCTACGAgccagcaaatcgcgtccatgtcagAGCGCTTTactgacgtggacacaaatcgcgcttacgtggacgcgatttgttgccacgtcagcaaagcgctctgacgtggacgcgatttgctggctcgtcccctgacatcgcgctgacgtggacgcgatttagggaaaaatggcccattctagtaaataataaaatatcgggcccatttcgataaattttaaaaaaaaaatagcttttttttggtattttgcccttCAAGTCAAAAaggtttcaatttaattttctttttctaaaaataaaatataacttatacTTATCCGAATCTATGACTATTTTCATCTTATTATTACcataattaaacacataaccactCCTTAGATTTCACTAAAACCAATCTATCGctaatccaaatccaaatccaaatgtACCCTAACAATTAGCAAATGCAAATCTGATTATACGAACAACAACCTAAAACTTTGACTACTAAAACTATCGACCCAAACCAAAAACAGTGTTTTATTCAGATTATTGTCTTTCATATAATACAGAGAAACCTCTCAAACATGAGTAAATTTATCTTGTATGGCAGTTCTCCTTTAATGGAGAATTATCTTATTTCAACAGCTTTTAAGTGTTGCAAGCAATTCTTCATCACTTCCAAATTCAGCCATGTCTTCCTCCTTCAGATTAATCCAAGCTTCTATGCCATCACCAGTTGCAGTATCCATGAAAACAACCAGATTCTTTGCGTTCAACCTTGCAGAACTGACCCATACTGGTTTTCCCCAACCAAAATCAGCATCGTATAGTGGAAACCTGCATAAACTAGTGAAAATAAATGGGGTCGTCTCTCCCTTTTCATCCCCTTGGTTCGTTGGCTCGAATAAATCCTCACCAGCCTGAAGTTTCCTCACGTAATCGTTGTCGATTTTTCTAATGGAGTTCCTTATTTGGCTAACAAGATTAGACCCATCGTCCATGGAAGGAACTGTTATGGCAACTCGAAAAATGTTCCCAAAAGACTGAGCTGATAgcggcggctcaaattttgtaCGTAAATTAACTGTGTGAATCATCACATTAGGGCTTGGTTTTTTCTTAGTGGAAGCAATGAAACGACTCCATATGTAAGCTGACAAAGCCTCAACACGGGAAGGGCGTCTTTCATGATCAGCAGCGTATTTCGCTCTGATTTCCTCTATTTTAGATGCACTAAACACCACCCTTTTCGTCGCTATGTTCTTTTCACTTGTTTCCAACGCTGGTTCTGGCAGGGATATGTTCCGCGGAGGAAAAAGCTTGGCCGATACGAACTCAGGCAAAACCACGTTCTTCGTATCCCCACGAGCAATGGCTGCCCAAGTATTCAGAAACGTAAAATACGACAAGGCGTCGCCGATCTTGTGAGAAATACACAAAGCAATCCCGATTCCACCACAATCGAAGGTGTTGAGCTGGATTCCCATGGGCAATACCTTAGCAACATCGAGAGGAAACGGGTACAACTTATTGAGCTCATCAGGGACTGGATCGTGTAAAAGATCTGAAAGCCGGCACTTGACATGGGCTTCATTAAAGGGAATACCCTCGTCGTTGCAGTCGACGAAGGAGTTGCCTTTAATGCGTCCCGCTAGGGGATAGAAGTGGGTC of Gossypium raimondii isolate GPD5lz chromosome 3, ASM2569854v1, whole genome shotgun sequence contains these proteins:
- the LOC105794553 gene encoding stemmadenine O-acetyltransferase, which gives rise to MKLEVEVICKEMIKPSSPTPQQLRHYQLSLLDQQINSVYNHLVLFYPTKTNVQTHNINILDLHHFKLSVSQALTHFYPLAGRIKGNSFVDCNDEGIPFNEAHVKCRLSDLLHDPVPDELNKLYPFPLDVAKVLPMGIQLNTFDCGGIGIALCISHKIGDALSYFTFLNTWAAIARGDTKNVVLPEFVSAKLFPPRNISLPEPALETSEKNIATKRVVFSASKIEEIRAKYAADHERRPSRVEALSAYIWSRFIASTKKKPSPNVMIHTVNLRTKFEPPLSAQSFGNIFRVAITVPSMDDGSNLVSQIRNSIRKIDNDYVRKLQAGEDLFEPTNQGDEKGETTPFIFTSLCRFPLYDADFGWGKPVWVSSARLNAKNLVVFMDTATGDGIEAWINLKEEDMAEFGSDEELLATLKSC